One part of the Streptomyces ferrugineus genome encodes these proteins:
- a CDS encoding response regulator transcription factor, translated as MLSLKILLAEDMHMIRGALVALLELEPDLEVVASVERGDTIVKAALETRPDVAIIDIDLPGTDGLTAAAELHEQLPNCRTLILTNLGRPGTLRRALSAHVAGFLLKDSPPDKLAQAVRAVAAGRRVVDPQLALTAWDSVDNPLSPRELEVLRLAAQGADTAEIAGCLYLSKGTVRNYLTAIVSKLGARNRIDAVRIAEEAGWIP; from the coding sequence ATGCTGTCCTTGAAGATTCTGCTTGCTGAGGACATGCACATGATCCGCGGAGCGCTGGTCGCGCTACTCGAACTCGAACCGGATTTGGAGGTGGTCGCCTCCGTCGAACGGGGCGACACCATAGTGAAGGCCGCCCTGGAGACCCGCCCCGACGTCGCGATCATCGACATCGACCTGCCGGGCACCGACGGGCTCACCGCGGCGGCCGAACTCCATGAGCAACTGCCGAACTGCCGCACGCTGATCCTCACCAACCTGGGCAGACCCGGCACCCTGCGGCGGGCCCTGAGCGCGCATGTCGCCGGCTTCCTGCTGAAGGACTCCCCGCCGGACAAGCTCGCCCAGGCGGTGCGGGCGGTGGCGGCCGGCCGCCGGGTCGTCGACCCGCAACTCGCCCTCACCGCCTGGGACTCCGTCGACAACCCGCTCTCCCCGAGGGAGCTGGAGGTGCTGCGCCTCGCCGCGCAGGGGGCGGACACGGCCGAGATCGCCGGCTGCCTCTATCTGTCCAAGGGCACCGTCCGCAACTACCTGACGGCGATCGTCAGCAAGCTCGGCGCCCGCAACCGCATCGACGCGGTCCGGATCGCCGAGGAGGCCGGCTGGATCCCCTGA
- a CDS encoding ketosynthase chain-length factor, which yields MSSTAVLARPADGTRTATTVVTGLGITAPNGLGTQEYWRATLAGESGIGPVTRFDASAYPSRLAGEVTDYVAEEHIPSRLMPQTDHMTRLALTAADWALRDAGMDPRELPEYGVGVVTSASGGAVEFGQRELQNLWSKGKEYVSAYQSFAWFYAVNTGQISIRHKLRGPSGVLLTEQAGGIDAVGQARRHIRKGFPVVITGGVDAAVCPWGWVPQIASGLMSTSDDPARAFLPFSTQAGGYVPGEGGAILVTEDADAARKRGVAHVYGEIAGYAATLDPAPGGGRPTALRRAVDNALADAGLVPGDIDVVFADAAGVPAADRAEAEALAAVFGPRAVPVTAPKTMTGRLLAGGAALDVATALLSLRDGVVPPTVNVGAADPGYAIDLVTEARQAPLRNALVLACGHGGFNAALVVRRPS from the coding sequence ATGAGCAGCACCGCCGTACTCGCCCGCCCGGCCGACGGGACGCGCACCGCCACCACCGTCGTGACCGGCCTGGGCATCACCGCGCCCAACGGCCTGGGCACTCAGGAGTACTGGAGGGCCACCCTGGCAGGCGAGTCGGGGATCGGCCCGGTGACCCGCTTCGACGCCTCCGCGTACCCGTCGCGGCTCGCCGGGGAGGTCACGGACTACGTCGCCGAGGAGCACATCCCCAGCCGACTGATGCCCCAGACCGACCACATGACCCGGCTCGCCCTCACCGCGGCCGACTGGGCGCTGCGGGACGCCGGGATGGACCCCCGCGAACTCCCGGAGTACGGGGTCGGCGTGGTCACCTCCGCGTCCGGCGGCGCCGTCGAGTTCGGCCAGCGCGAGCTGCAGAACCTGTGGAGCAAGGGCAAGGAGTACGTCAGCGCGTACCAGTCCTTCGCCTGGTTCTACGCCGTCAACACCGGCCAGATCTCCATCCGGCACAAGCTGCGCGGCCCCAGCGGGGTCCTGCTCACCGAACAGGCGGGCGGCATCGACGCCGTCGGCCAGGCGCGCCGGCACATCCGCAAGGGCTTCCCCGTCGTCATCACCGGCGGTGTCGACGCGGCCGTCTGCCCCTGGGGCTGGGTGCCGCAGATCGCCTCCGGCCTGATGAGCACGAGCGACGACCCGGCCCGCGCGTTTCTGCCGTTCTCGACGCAGGCGGGCGGCTACGTGCCCGGCGAGGGGGGCGCGATCCTGGTCACCGAGGACGCGGACGCCGCGCGCAAGCGGGGAGTCGCCCACGTCTACGGGGAGATCGCGGGCTACGCGGCCACCTTGGACCCCGCGCCCGGCGGCGGCCGGCCCACGGCCCTGCGCAGGGCCGTCGACAACGCCCTCGCGGACGCGGGGCTCGTGCCGGGCGACATCGACGTCGTCTTCGCCGACGCCGCCGGCGTGCCCGCCGCGGACCGCGCCGAAGCCGAGGCCCTGGCCGCGGTCTTCGGCCCGCGCGCGGTGCCCGTGACCGCGCCCAAGACCATGACCGGCCGGCTGCTGGCCGGCGGAGCGGCCCTGGACGTGGCCACCGCCCTGCTGTCGCTGCGCGACGGCGTCGTCCCGCCGACCGTCAACGTCGGCGCGGCGGACCCCGGTTACGCGATCGACCTGGTCACCGAGGCCCGGCAGGCACCGCTGCGCAACGCCCTGGTGCTGGCCTGCGGACACGGCGGCTTCAACGCGGCCCTGGTCGTGCGCCGCCCTTCCTGA
- a CDS encoding acyl-CoA carboxylase subunit beta, which translates to MTILDDLTVTPQAPPAATAPPPPDLRQATGELRRLKEEVGRGPDPAATRRQHEKNKLTAHERLQLLFDEGTFTEIEPLRRHRATGFGLEDRKPHGDGVVIGWGLVHGRTVFAYAHDFRVFAGALGEAHAAKVHKVMDLAESAGAPLVSLNDGAGARIQEGVTALAGYGGIFRRNVAASGVIPQISVMLGPCAGGAAYSPALTDYVFMVRDTAQMFITGPDVVQAVTGERITHNGLGGADVHATASGVCHFAHDDEEACLDDVRYLLALLPSNNREMPPAAPTDDPPDRGTDALLDLVPAEPGRSYDIRAVIEEIVDDGEVFEIHEGWAPNVVCAFARLDGHTVGIVANQPAALAGVLDIQASEKAARHVSTCDAFNIPLVTLVDVPGFLPGVDQEHDGIIRHGAKLLYAYCNATVPRISLVLRKAYGGAYIVMDSRSIGADLSFAWPTNEIAVMGAEGAANVIFRREIAASDDPEALRRQRIEEYRTELMHPYYAAERGLVDDVIDPADTRRVLCESLAVLRTKRAVVPARKHGNLPT; encoded by the coding sequence ATGACGATCCTCGACGACCTCACGGTCACCCCTCAGGCCCCGCCCGCCGCCACCGCGCCGCCACCGCCCGACCTGCGCCAGGCCACCGGGGAACTGCGCCGGCTGAAGGAGGAGGTGGGCCGCGGCCCCGACCCCGCCGCCACCCGGCGCCAGCACGAGAAGAACAAGCTCACCGCGCACGAGCGGCTCCAGCTCCTGTTCGACGAGGGCACGTTCACCGAGATCGAACCGCTGCGCCGGCACCGCGCCACCGGCTTCGGCCTTGAGGACCGCAAGCCGCACGGCGACGGCGTGGTCATCGGCTGGGGCCTGGTCCACGGCCGGACCGTGTTCGCCTACGCCCACGACTTCCGCGTCTTCGCGGGCGCCCTCGGCGAGGCCCACGCCGCCAAGGTGCACAAGGTCATGGACCTGGCGGAATCGGCCGGAGCCCCGCTCGTCAGCCTCAACGACGGCGCGGGCGCGCGCATCCAGGAGGGCGTCACCGCGCTCGCCGGCTACGGCGGCATCTTCCGCCGCAACGTGGCCGCCTCCGGGGTGATCCCGCAGATCAGCGTGATGCTCGGACCCTGTGCGGGCGGCGCGGCCTACTCGCCGGCCCTCACCGACTACGTGTTCATGGTCCGCGACACCGCGCAGATGTTCATCACCGGGCCCGACGTCGTGCAGGCGGTCACCGGCGAGCGGATCACCCACAACGGGCTCGGCGGGGCCGACGTCCACGCCACCGCCTCCGGTGTCTGCCACTTCGCCCACGACGACGAGGAGGCGTGCCTGGACGACGTGCGGTACCTGCTGGCGCTGCTGCCGTCCAACAACCGGGAGATGCCGCCGGCCGCCCCCACCGACGACCCCCCGGACCGCGGCACCGACGCCCTGCTGGACCTGGTCCCCGCCGAGCCGGGCCGCTCCTACGACATCCGCGCCGTCATAGAGGAGATCGTCGACGACGGCGAGGTGTTCGAGATCCACGAGGGCTGGGCCCCCAACGTGGTCTGCGCGTTCGCCCGGCTCGACGGCCACACCGTGGGCATCGTCGCCAACCAGCCGGCCGCCCTCGCCGGCGTCCTCGACATCCAGGCGTCCGAGAAGGCCGCCCGGCACGTCTCCACCTGCGACGCCTTCAACATCCCGCTGGTCACCCTCGTCGACGTCCCCGGCTTCCTGCCCGGCGTCGACCAGGAGCACGACGGCATCATCCGGCACGGCGCCAAGCTGCTGTACGCGTACTGCAACGCCACCGTGCCCCGCATCTCCCTCGTGCTGCGCAAGGCGTACGGCGGCGCGTACATCGTCATGGACTCCCGTTCCATCGGCGCCGACCTGTCCTTCGCCTGGCCCACGAACGAGATCGCCGTCATGGGCGCGGAGGGCGCGGCGAACGTCATCTTCCGGCGCGAGATCGCCGCCTCCGACGACCCCGAGGCCCTGCGCCGGCAGCGGATCGAGGAGTACCGCACGGAGCTGATGCATCCGTACTACGCGGCCGAACGCGGCCTGGTGGACGACGTCATCGACCCCGCGGACACCCGCCGCGTGCTGTGCGAGTCGCTGGCCGTACTGCGCACCAAGCGCGCCGTGGTGCCCGCCCGCAAGCACGGCAACCTGCCCACGTGA
- a CDS encoding acyl carrier protein — protein sequence MTATTETITVTLADLTRMLRESAGEEEGVDLDGDVIDTPFIELGYDSLALLQVIGQIQREYGIVIPDDAVVDAETPGMLLALINAGDTPAAA from the coding sequence ATGACCGCCACCACCGAGACCATCACCGTCACCCTCGCCGACCTGACCCGCATGCTGCGCGAGAGCGCGGGCGAGGAGGAGGGCGTCGACCTGGACGGCGACGTCATCGACACCCCCTTCATCGAGCTCGGCTACGACTCGCTCGCCCTCTTGCAGGTCATCGGCCAGATACAGCGCGAGTACGGGATCGTGATCCCGGACGACGCCGTCGTCGACGCCGAGACCCCGGGCATGCTGCTCGCGCTCATCAACGCCGGCGACACCCCGGCAGCCGCCTGA
- a CDS encoding sensor histidine kinase: protein MAGRLPSYPELPAPRLARAITVVALCCYASVTVLNVLRAEDPQPVRLMVCLALVLLVFGVQFVVSAPRARTWSLGRKLSVLGFQVMLTYLPMAWFGLSWGSMEGPLAATVLLSLPARFAWPLYGVVVSSIPVYSAIIGVPLAEVGYFLIAGLLAGLVIYGLSRLTDLVHEVHAAREELARMAVNQERLRFARDLHDLLGYSLSAVTLKGELIHRLIAARPEQARAETTELLEVARQALADVRLVSSGYRDMCLRDEAASAASILAAADIEAVVDIDCGPLHPVADTVLATALREGVTNILRHSKVQNCTIRAARKGETVLLTLVNDGAHTSGKGSGGPSGSGLGNLRERLRAIGGNLTAGIRDDGRFHLEALAPATPSGTLGHGKEAVRGTPAVSPS from the coding sequence ATGGCCGGCCGGCTTCCCTCGTACCCCGAACTGCCCGCACCGCGTCTGGCCCGTGCCATCACGGTGGTCGCCCTGTGCTGCTACGCGAGCGTCACCGTCCTCAACGTGCTCCGGGCGGAGGATCCGCAACCGGTGCGGCTCATGGTCTGCCTGGCCCTGGTGCTGCTGGTGTTCGGCGTGCAGTTCGTGGTCTCCGCGCCGCGGGCGCGCACCTGGAGCCTGGGGCGCAAGCTCTCGGTGCTCGGCTTCCAGGTCATGCTGACCTATCTGCCCATGGCCTGGTTCGGCCTGTCCTGGGGCAGCATGGAGGGCCCGCTCGCCGCGACCGTGCTGCTCAGCCTCCCGGCCCGGTTCGCCTGGCCGCTGTACGGCGTGGTCGTCAGCAGCATTCCGGTGTACTCGGCGATCATCGGCGTGCCGCTCGCGGAGGTGGGCTACTTCCTGATCGCCGGCCTGCTGGCGGGACTGGTCATCTACGGACTGAGCCGGCTGACCGACCTGGTGCACGAGGTCCACGCGGCCCGGGAGGAGCTCGCGCGAATGGCGGTCAACCAGGAACGCCTGCGCTTCGCCCGCGACCTGCACGACCTCCTCGGCTACAGCCTGTCCGCGGTGACGCTCAAGGGGGAGCTGATCCACCGGCTGATCGCGGCCCGCCCCGAGCAGGCCCGCGCGGAGACCACCGAACTGCTCGAGGTCGCGCGCCAGGCACTGGCGGACGTCCGCCTGGTGTCCAGCGGCTACCGCGACATGTGCCTGCGGGACGAGGCCGCCTCCGCCGCGTCGATCCTGGCCGCCGCGGACATCGAGGCCGTGGTCGACATCGACTGCGGGCCGCTGCACCCGGTCGCCGACACCGTGCTGGCGACGGCCCTGCGGGAGGGCGTCACCAACATCCTTCGCCACAGCAAGGTGCAGAACTGCACGATAAGGGCCGCACGAAAGGGCGAAACGGTCCTGCTGACGCTGGTGAACGACGGCGCGCACACCTCGGGGAAGGGGTCCGGCGGGCCGTCCGGCAGCGGGCTCGGCAATCTGCGGGAGCGGCTCCGCGCCATCGGCGGCAACCTGACCGCGGGGATCCGGGACGACGGACGCTTCCATCTGGAGGCCCTGGCACCGGCCACGCCGTCCGGCACCCTCGGTCACGGGAAGGAGGCGGTGCGCGGCACACCCGCGGTGTCGCCCTCCTGA
- a CDS encoding beta-ketoacyl-[acyl-carrier-protein] synthase family protein, with product MRRVAITGLGVVAPGGVGVKEYWDLLTAGRTATRTISFYDPSPFRSRVAAECDFDPVGAGLTPHEIRRLDRAAQFAVVSTREALADSGLDVCAIDPGRIGTSLGSAVGCTTSLEREYAVVSDGGRLWNVDHTYAVPELYRHFVPSSMAAEVGRAAGAEGPAAVVSTGCTSGLDSLGHAVDLIREGTADVMIAGATEAPISPITSACFDAIHATTPRNDTPESACRPFDRTRSGLVLGEGAAILVLEELQSARRRGAHIYAEIAGFASRCNAFHMTGLKPDGREMAEAIDAALDEARLAPDTVDYVNAHGSGTKMNDRHETGAFKRSLGEHAYRTPVSSIKSMIGHSLGAIGSLEIAACALAMEHGVLPPTANLHEPDPELDLDYIPLTAREKETDVVLSVGSGFGGFQSAMVLARPERSPAA from the coding sequence ATGCGCAGAGTCGCCATCACCGGACTGGGCGTCGTGGCCCCCGGCGGGGTCGGTGTCAAGGAGTACTGGGACCTGCTCACCGCGGGCCGGACCGCCACCCGCACGATCAGCTTCTACGACCCCTCGCCCTTCCGGTCCCGGGTCGCCGCCGAGTGCGACTTCGACCCGGTCGGCGCGGGCCTGACACCGCACGAGATCCGCCGCCTCGACCGGGCCGCCCAGTTCGCCGTGGTCTCCACCCGCGAGGCCCTCGCCGACAGCGGGCTCGACGTCTGCGCCATCGACCCGGGCCGCATCGGCACCTCGCTCGGCAGCGCCGTCGGCTGCACCACGAGCCTGGAGCGCGAGTACGCCGTCGTCAGCGACGGCGGACGCCTGTGGAACGTCGACCACACCTACGCGGTCCCCGAGCTCTACCGGCACTTCGTGCCCAGCTCGATGGCCGCCGAGGTGGGCCGGGCGGCGGGCGCCGAGGGCCCCGCCGCGGTGGTCTCCACCGGCTGCACCTCCGGCCTCGACTCCCTCGGCCACGCCGTGGACCTGATCCGCGAGGGCACCGCCGACGTGATGATCGCCGGCGCCACCGAGGCCCCGATCTCGCCGATCACCTCGGCCTGCTTCGACGCCATCCACGCCACCACCCCGCGCAACGACACCCCGGAGAGCGCCTGCCGCCCCTTCGACCGGACCCGCAGCGGCCTGGTCCTCGGGGAGGGCGCGGCGATCCTGGTCCTGGAGGAGCTGCAGAGCGCCCGCCGGCGCGGCGCGCACATCTACGCCGAGATCGCCGGATTCGCCTCCCGCTGCAACGCCTTCCACATGACTGGGCTCAAGCCCGACGGGCGCGAGATGGCCGAGGCGATCGACGCGGCCCTGGACGAGGCCCGCCTCGCCCCGGACACCGTCGACTACGTCAACGCCCACGGCTCGGGCACCAAGATGAACGACCGCCACGAGACGGGCGCCTTCAAGCGGAGCCTCGGAGAGCACGCGTACCGGACCCCGGTCAGCTCCATCAAGTCGATGATCGGGCACTCGCTCGGCGCGATCGGCTCGCTGGAGATAGCGGCGTGCGCCCTCGCCATGGAGCACGGTGTGCTGCCGCCCACCGCCAACCTCCACGAGCCCGACCCGGAGCTCGACCTCGACTACATCCCGCTGACCGCCCGCGAGAAGGAGACCGACGTGGTCCTGAGCGTCGGCAGCGGCTTCGGCGGCTTCCAGAGCGCCATGGTGCTCGCCCGACCGGAGAGGAGCCCCGCCGCATGA
- a CDS encoding TOMM precursor leader peptide-binding protein, translating into MTVTEPTPAGLPVGFKRHLRVETVAGEAVYLLSERGTTVLQGEHVQALAPLLDGTRTLDALLAEATPTLPATEAGRVIAELARADLVGYCDPEADAAAEAYWELAGVRGPGVQSALRAAPVDVVALGRTDGAAGRAECRAAGLTLAGPGAPAALSLVLCDDYLDPELARVDAEHRAAGRPWLPARPGGATVWVGPVFGPDGACWSCLAHRLRGHRSSQSPVRQALGLAGPVALPEASLAAGRLLGLHTTVLEALKWLAGMRYPGQRAVCTLDTRTLSTRHHPVTRRPQCPRCGDPGLVGSLVRAPYTPVSRPKAEGTGSNHRAMPPGAVLARYRHLIDPVTGIVAEVRRAEGTPDGLNRYVSGRNLALRSSSLHGLRSHSGGKGVTPEEAEAGALCEAVERYCGTRQGDEPVVRDTLNGLGPAALHPNDCQLFADRQFDDREAWNARHQGMQWVPPRFDPDAPTEWTPVWSLTAREHRLLPTSMLYFGPGPDGVERAPAADSNGNAAGSSTEDAVVQGFLEVVERDAVALWWYNRLRRPAVDLDAFDEPWLARTRAAYAGAGRRVWVLDLTTDFGIPVMAAVSRRTEDAGQGISFGFGAHFDPRLALRRALTEMCQLLPPRGYFDGAPEQALLGCPDLNHWWSTATTEELAYLSPDSGQSPCTPGRYDYAPRADLRADVEAAEAAVRARGMELLVLRQTRPDVELPVVKVIVPGMRHFWARYAPGRLFDVPVELGWRDQPLEYDAINPVPLFV; encoded by the coding sequence GTGACGGTAACGGAACCGACGCCGGCCGGGCTTCCCGTCGGGTTCAAGCGGCACCTGAGGGTGGAGACGGTGGCCGGCGAGGCCGTCTACCTTCTGTCGGAGCGCGGCACCACGGTGCTCCAGGGCGAGCACGTACAGGCCCTCGCGCCGCTGCTGGACGGCACCCGCACCCTGGACGCGCTGCTGGCGGAGGCCACGCCGACGCTGCCGGCGACGGAGGCGGGCCGGGTGATCGCCGAGCTCGCCCGGGCGGATCTGGTCGGCTACTGCGATCCGGAGGCGGACGCGGCGGCGGAGGCGTACTGGGAACTCGCCGGGGTGCGCGGCCCGGGGGTGCAGTCCGCGCTGCGCGCCGCCCCGGTGGACGTGGTCGCGCTCGGCCGGACGGACGGCGCGGCGGGCCGGGCGGAGTGCCGGGCCGCCGGCCTGACCCTGGCCGGGCCCGGCGCTCCCGCCGCGCTGTCGCTGGTGCTGTGCGACGACTACCTCGACCCGGAGCTGGCCCGGGTGGACGCCGAGCACCGGGCGGCCGGGCGGCCGTGGCTGCCGGCCCGGCCCGGGGGCGCCACGGTGTGGGTGGGGCCGGTGTTCGGCCCGGACGGGGCGTGCTGGTCGTGCCTGGCGCACCGGCTGCGCGGCCACCGCTCCTCGCAGTCGCCGGTGCGCCAGGCCCTGGGTCTGGCGGGCCCGGTGGCGCTGCCCGAGGCGTCGCTGGCGGCCGGGCGGCTGCTGGGCCTGCACACGACGGTGCTGGAGGCCCTCAAGTGGCTGGCCGGGATGCGGTATCCGGGCCAGCGCGCCGTGTGCACCCTCGACACCCGGACGCTCTCCACCCGCCACCACCCGGTGACCCGGCGGCCGCAGTGCCCGCGGTGCGGGGACCCGGGCCTGGTCGGCTCGCTGGTGCGGGCGCCGTACACGCCGGTGTCCCGGCCGAAGGCGGAGGGGACGGGGAGCAACCACCGGGCGATGCCCCCCGGCGCCGTACTGGCCCGTTACCGGCATCTGATCGACCCGGTGACCGGCATCGTGGCGGAGGTCCGCCGGGCCGAGGGGACGCCGGACGGGCTCAACCGCTATGTGTCCGGTCGCAATCTGGCGCTGCGGAGCAGTTCGCTGCACGGGCTGCGCAGCCACAGCGGCGGCAAGGGGGTCACTCCCGAGGAGGCCGAGGCCGGGGCGCTCTGTGAGGCGGTGGAACGTTACTGCGGTACGCGCCAGGGGGACGAGCCCGTCGTCCGGGACACCCTGAACGGGCTCGGCCCGGCGGCGCTGCATCCCAACGACTGCCAGCTCTTCGCGGACCGGCAGTTCGACGACCGGGAGGCGTGGAACGCCAGGCACCAGGGGATGCAGTGGGTGCCCCCGCGCTTCGACCCGGACGCGCCCACCGAGTGGACGCCGGTCTGGTCGCTGACGGCCCGCGAGCACCGCCTGCTGCCCACCTCCATGCTGTACTTCGGCCCGGGTCCGGACGGGGTGGAACGCGCGCCGGCGGCGGACTCCAACGGGAACGCGGCGGGCAGCAGCACCGAGGACGCGGTCGTCCAGGGGTTCCTGGAGGTCGTCGAGCGGGACGCGGTGGCGCTGTGGTGGTACAACCGGCTGCGCCGGCCGGCCGTGGACCTGGACGCCTTCGACGAGCCGTGGCTGGCCCGGACGCGCGCCGCCTACGCGGGGGCGGGGCGCCGGGTGTGGGTCCTGGACCTGACGACGGACTTCGGCATCCCGGTGATGGCGGCCGTGTCCCGCCGTACCGAGGACGCCGGGCAGGGCATCTCGTTCGGCTTCGGCGCCCACTTCGACCCGCGCCTGGCCCTGCGGCGGGCCCTCACCGAGATGTGCCAGCTCCTGCCTCCGCGGGGCTACTTCGACGGGGCACCGGAACAGGCCCTGCTCGGTTGTCCGGATCTCAACCATTGGTGGTCCACCGCGACCACCGAGGAACTGGCCTATCTCTCACCGGATTCCGGCCAATCACCGTGTACGCCGGGCAGGTACGACTACGCACCACGGGCCGATCTGCGGGCCGATGTGGAGGCCGCGGAGGCCGCGGTGCGGGCCCGGGGCATGGAGCTGCTGGTGCTCCGGCAGACCCGCCCCGACGTGGAACTACCCGTGGTCAAGGTGATTGTGCCCGGTATGCGGCACTTCTGGGCGCGCTACGCCCCTGGGCGACTGTTCGACGTGCCGGTGGAACTGGGCTGGCGCGACCAGCCCTTGGAGTACGACGCGATCAACCCGGTACCACTGTTCGTGTGA
- a CDS encoding 4'-phosphopantetheinyl transferase family protein, producing the protein MPARIAHPLTSHGTHGPWEPLRSVLADTGSVVVHGSAGDWLPGPEAMDGARRILGRDWRRYESLPQPRLRERFVASRLLLRCAAAAALETEPHLVDLAYQPGGRPYVRGCDQIDVSLSHTEDMLVVGITRCGRIGVDVERADRRLAGTGSELHACTPFEKEQLDAGGEPERNDSMVRLWTLKEAYSKALGQGLRFRFTEFGFDLSTPDARLVRPDGSAAGGPEWAFATFRAGERYVVSVAVHDEGFGEAADVSVGTALDQGLLDALFGGSPGEGPEGPG; encoded by the coding sequence GTGCCCGCGCGCATCGCGCACCCGCTCACCAGCCACGGGACGCACGGCCCGTGGGAGCCGCTGCGCTCGGTGCTGGCGGACACCGGCAGCGTCGTCGTGCACGGCAGCGCCGGTGACTGGCTCCCCGGCCCCGAGGCCATGGACGGTGCGCGCCGGATACTCGGCCGCGACTGGCGGCGCTACGAGAGCCTCCCGCAGCCGCGTCTGCGGGAGCGGTTCGTCGCCTCCCGGCTGCTGCTGCGCTGTGCCGCCGCGGCCGCCCTGGAGACCGAGCCCCACCTGGTGGACCTGGCCTACCAGCCGGGCGGGCGGCCGTATGTGCGCGGCTGCGACCAGATCGACGTCAGCCTCAGCCACACCGAGGACATGCTCGTCGTCGGCATCACCCGGTGCGGCCGCATCGGGGTCGACGTCGAGCGGGCCGACCGCCGGCTGGCCGGCACGGGCTCGGAGCTGCACGCCTGCACGCCGTTCGAGAAGGAGCAACTGGACGCCGGTGGGGAGCCGGAGCGCAACGACAGCATGGTCCGGCTGTGGACGCTCAAGGAGGCGTACAGCAAGGCCCTGGGGCAGGGGCTGCGCTTCCGGTTCACCGAGTTCGGCTTCGACCTGAGCACGCCCGACGCCCGGCTGGTGCGCCCGGACGGGTCCGCGGCCGGCGGCCCCGAGTGGGCGTTCGCGACGTTCCGGGCGGGGGAGCGGTACGTGGTGAGCGTCGCGGTGCACGACGAGGGGTTCGGGGAGGCGGCCGACGTGTCCGTCGGCACCGCCCTGGACCAGGGTCTGCTGGACGCGCTGTTCGGCGGCTCCCCGGGGGAGGGCCCGGAGGGCCCCGGCTGA
- a CDS encoding AfsR/SARP family transcriptional regulator, whose protein sequence is MDIQVLGPLTARKHGVCVVPTAAKPRQILALLALQADRVVTVPTLMEEIWGEDIPRSAATTLQTYILQLRRKIAAALDGDPLQEAKDVLVTQHGGYLLQIRPGQVDVQEFDRIAAAGRAAHEAGDHRAASDLLGRALGIWRGPALVDVRVGGVLELEVLRLEEDRMATLERRIGADLKLGRHSEIVPELRVLVAKHPMHENFCAQLMTALHRSGSAWRALEAYQRLRTTLIEELGLEPSPRLQRLHQGVLNADPELDLADDREVRALG, encoded by the coding sequence ATGGACATCCAAGTGCTGGGCCCACTCACCGCCCGGAAGCACGGCGTCTGCGTCGTGCCCACGGCGGCGAAGCCGCGCCAGATCCTCGCTCTGCTCGCACTGCAGGCCGACCGGGTCGTGACCGTGCCGACGCTGATGGAGGAGATCTGGGGGGAGGACATCCCGCGCAGCGCCGCGACGACCCTCCAGACGTACATCCTCCAACTCCGGCGCAAGATCGCCGCCGCGCTCGACGGCGACCCGCTCCAGGAGGCCAAGGACGTCCTCGTCACCCAGCACGGCGGCTATCTGCTCCAGATCCGTCCCGGGCAGGTCGACGTGCAGGAGTTCGACCGCATCGCCGCCGCCGGGCGCGCCGCCCACGAGGCCGGCGACCACCGCGCCGCCTCCGACCTCCTCGGCCGCGCCCTCGGCATCTGGCGCGGCCCCGCCCTGGTGGACGTACGCGTCGGCGGGGTGCTGGAACTGGAGGTGCTGCGGCTGGAGGAGGACCGGATGGCCACGCTGGAGCGGCGCATCGGCGCCGACCTGAAGCTGGGCCGGCACTCCGAGATCGTGCCCGAGCTGCGGGTCCTGGTCGCCAAGCATCCGATGCACGAGAACTTCTGCGCACAGCTCATGACAGCCCTGCACCGGTCGGGCAGCGCGTGGCGCGCCCTGGAGGCGTACCAGCGGCTGCGCACCACCCTCATCGAGGAACTCGGCCTCGAACCGTCACCGCGGCTCCAGCGGCTGCACCAGGGCGTGCTCAACGCCGATCCCGAACTGGACCTGGCCGACGACCGCGAGGTACGGGCCCTGGGCTGA